In the Methanobrevibacter thaueri genome, one interval contains:
- a CDS encoding redox-regulated ATPase YchF — protein sequence MLQIAVCGKPNVGKSSFFNSATASTVEMANYPFTTIDANKAVAHVIKDCPCKELGVTCNPHNSICIDGKRLLPIELIDVAGLVPGAHEGKGLGNKFLDELMQAKVFIHVIDASGSTDIEGNPVDPGSHDPLEDVEFLENEIVMWMYGILSRNWVRLVRKIGAEHLDVAKVLYDQLSGTGIAVEDIIEAKRTIEPDFNKWEEEDLIELTRNILKIAKPMMIIANKADLPTSKANIERIKEKYPNVIATSAESEIALVRAAEAGLISYVSGDDHFEILKADDLNPNQLKALEYIQTNILDVYGSTGVQDALNYGIFELLDRIVVYPVQDEHKYTDQKGNVLPDGFLVKQGSTPRELAYIVHTDIGDKFMHAVDARSNMRVASDYELKDGDIISIVTRN from the coding sequence ATGCTTCAAATTGCAGTTTGTGGAAAACCAAATGTAGGAAAATCATCCTTTTTCAACTCAGCAACAGCATCTACCGTTGAAATGGCAAATTACCCATTCACAACAATCGATGCCAACAAGGCGGTTGCTCATGTTATTAAGGATTGCCCATGTAAGGAATTAGGTGTTACATGCAATCCTCACAATTCAATATGTATTGATGGAAAAAGGTTACTTCCAATTGAATTAATTGACGTTGCAGGACTGGTTCCTGGAGCTCATGAAGGAAAAGGATTAGGTAATAAGTTTTTAGATGAATTAATGCAAGCTAAAGTGTTCATACATGTTATTGATGCCTCAGGTTCAACTGACATTGAAGGAAACCCTGTTGACCCTGGAAGCCACGACCCGTTGGAGGACGTGGAATTTTTGGAAAATGAGATTGTAATGTGGATGTATGGAATTTTATCAAGAAACTGGGTAAGGCTTGTAAGAAAGATCGGTGCCGAACATTTAGATGTTGCAAAGGTGCTTTATGACCAATTGTCCGGTACAGGAATAGCCGTTGAGGATATCATTGAAGCCAAAAGAACAATCGAACCTGATTTCAATAAGTGGGAAGAGGAAGACCTGATTGAACTTACCCGCAACATCCTAAAAATTGCCAAACCGATGATGATTATTGCAAACAAGGCTGATTTGCCAACTTCTAAAGCTAATATTGAAAGAATCAAGGAAAAATATCCAAATGTCATTGCAACTTCAGCGGAATCTGAAATAGCTCTTGTAAGGGCCGCTGAGGCAGGATTGATTTCATATGTTTCAGGAGATGACCACTTCGAAATATTGAAGGCCGATGACTTAAATCCAAATCAGCTGAAAGCTCTTGAATACATTCAGACTAATATTTTGGACGTTTATGGAAGCACTGGTGTTCAGGATGCATTGAACTACGGAATTTTCGAGTTGCTTGACAGGATTGTCGTATACCCTGTTCAGGACGAGCACAAGTACACTGACCAAAAGGGCAATGTTCTGCCTGACGGATTTTTAGTTAAACAGGGTTCAACCCCTCGTGAATTGGCATACATCGTCCACACTGACATAGGGGACAAGTTCATGCATGCAGTTGACGCAAGGTCAAACATGCGCGTAGCCAGTGATTATGAACTTAAGGACGGGGACATCATAAGTATCGTAACCAGAAATTAA
- a CDS encoding AIR synthase-related protein, whose protein sequence is MDIEGFVRARIDDYSYEDLADILAVRIREYKNISQDNSVEMAKAVIDEVSTTLKLQESDDEFLKEIANVNKADVLMGEMGVGSRGAGDFFVHRKIAEIVSSTNTASLVNPSEQDDGGVVKAPVKNDEVYITTAVDGIHSRLSEYPFLGGFHVTRATLRDVCVMGADPVAILSDVHLADDGDVAKIFDFTAGVAAVSELVDVPIVAGSTLRVGGDMVLGDRFVSAVGSVGVSPYPPTARKGATEGDVILLTEGSGGGTITTTALYNGFFDVVWDTMNVNFVQASHALFESDLVKDVHAMTDVTNGGLRGDAHEISNTTGVGLEFYEKEIRDMVAPNVLNMLETLNIDPLGVSTDSLMLIVPPEIVGDIKKAVGKYDVVISEIGEVNNSGEPILVKEDGSNEKLVPLFREAAYTKIKKLVGDTTPEDFEEMKEKVQKASDAAIAKKDKVIDYIRSN, encoded by the coding sequence ATGGATATCGAAGGATTTGTAAGGGCTAGAATTGACGATTACTCATATGAAGATTTAGCAGATATTTTAGCAGTTCGTATTAGAGAGTATAAAAACATTTCACAAGACAATTCAGTTGAAATGGCAAAGGCTGTAATTGATGAGGTTTCAACAACTTTAAAATTGCAGGAAAGCGATGATGAATTTTTAAAGGAAATAGCTAATGTAAATAAGGCTGATGTATTGATGGGCGAGATGGGAGTGGGTTCCCGTGGAGCCGGAGACTTTTTTGTCCACAGGAAAATCGCTGAAATCGTATCATCAACCAATACTGCCTCATTGGTCAATCCGTCAGAACAGGACGACGGTGGAGTGGTTAAGGCACCAGTCAAAAATGATGAGGTTTACATAACAACCGCAGTTGACGGAATTCATTCAAGATTAAGTGAATATCCATTTTTAGGTGGTTTTCACGTTACAAGAGCAACATTAAGGGACGTTTGTGTTATGGGTGCAGACCCAGTCGCTATCTTAAGTGACGTCCACCTTGCAGACGACGGGGATGTTGCAAAGATATTCGACTTTACAGCAGGTGTTGCTGCAGTTTCAGAGCTAGTTGACGTTCCTATTGTGGCCGGAAGTACCTTGCGTGTCGGTGGAGACATGGTTTTGGGAGACAGGTTCGTTTCAGCCGTTGGAAGCGTGGGAGTTTCACCATATCCTCCAACAGCAAGAAAAGGAGCGACCGAAGGCGATGTAATCCTTTTGACTGAAGGTTCAGGAGGAGGAACAATAACAACTACAGCACTGTACAACGGTTTCTTTGATGTTGTGTGGGATACAATGAACGTAAACTTCGTTCAGGCTTCACATGCGCTTTTTGAATCAGATCTCGTGAAGGATGTCCATGCGATGACTGACGTAACCAATGGCGGACTTAGAGGCGATGCCCATGAGATATCAAACACAACCGGTGTGGGCCTTGAGTTTTATGAAAAGGAAATCAGGGACATGGTTGCTCCGAATGTTTTAAACATGCTTGAGACATTAAACATCGATCCATTGGGAGTTTCAACCGATTCATTGATGCTTATTGTGCCTCCAGAAATCGTCGGTGATATCAAAAAGGCTGTCGGCAAATATGATGTTGTAATATCTGAAATAGGTGAGGTCAACAATTCAGGAGAACCTATTCTGGTCAAGGAAGACGGTTCAAATGAAAAGCTGGTCCCATTGTTCAGGGAAGCGGCATATACCAAAATCAAAAAACTGGTTGGAGATACAACCCCTGAAGACTTTGAAGAGATGAAGGAAAAGGTTCAAAAGGCTTCAGATGCTGCAATTGCCAAAAAGGATAAGGTCATAGACTATATCCGATCAAACTAG
- the hisH gene encoding imidazole glycerol phosphate synthase subunit HisH, with translation MITIIDYKSGNLKSISNGFKKIGADFQITDDKETIANSDYLVLPGVGAFGSAMENLEPFKDVIFEHVDDDKPFLGVCLGQQVLMTSSEESPGVKGLDLFKGHVEKLPEGVKIPHMGWNRLNVTNDSPILEGIDGEYFYFVHSYHVIPDDDEIIAGTCEYGNSVVASLSQNNLFSTQFHPEKSSKAGLKILKNFTNLEI, from the coding sequence ATGATAACGATTATTGATTACAAAAGCGGAAACTTGAAAAGCATATCAAACGGATTCAAAAAGATAGGTGCCGATTTTCAGATAACTGACGATAAGGAAACAATCGCCAACAGCGATTACCTTGTTTTGCCTGGTGTCGGAGCATTTGGAAGCGCAATGGAAAATCTGGAACCCTTCAAGGACGTAATATTTGAGCATGTAGATGATGATAAACCCTTTTTGGGCGTTTGTCTTGGCCAGCAGGTGCTGATGACCTCAAGTGAGGAATCACCTGGTGTAAAAGGACTCGATTTATTCAAGGGGCATGTGGAAAAATTGCCGGAAGGCGTTAAAATACCTCACATGGGATGGAATAGGTTGAATGTCACCAATGATTCACCAATCTTGGAAGGAATAGATGGCGAATACTTTTATTTTGTTCACTCTTATCATGTAATTCCCGATGATGATGAAATCATCGCAGGAACTTGTGAATATGGAAACAGTGTTGTGGCAAGCTTAAGTCAAAACAATTTGTTCTCAACACAGTTCCACCCAGAAAAAAGCAGTAAGGCAGGATTAAAAATCTTAAAAAATTTCACTAACTTGGAGATATAG
- a CDS encoding C-GCAxxG-C-C family protein — translation MKLDKQILEEKIRKHRETKSCSESTLMGLCETAEADITTEQMTKLACGFAGGMGGTFDEGTCGAVTGALMANGILNDEPAVIKANAKEIFNTFKEEYGTVRCDKITDHGKDKSPCVDCCVFIANKVADLLDE, via the coding sequence ATGAAACTTGACAAACAAATTCTAGAAGAGAAAATCAGAAAACACAGGGAAACAAAAAGCTGCTCCGAATCAACCCTTATGGGACTTTGTGAGACTGCAGAAGCGGACATAACAACAGAACAGATGACAAAACTGGCCTGCGGATTTGCAGGTGGAATGGGCGGAACATTCGATGAAGGAACCTGCGGTGCAGTGACCGGCGCATTGATGGCAAACGGAATTCTTAATGATGAACCTGCAGTTATCAAGGCCAATGCCAAAGAGATTTTCAACACATTCAAAGAGGAATATGGAACCGTGCGCTGCGACAAGATAACTGACCATGGAAAGGACAAGTCTCCATGTGTTGACTGCTGCGTTTTCATTGCAAATAAAGTGGCAGATTTGCTTGATGAGTGA
- a CDS encoding metallophosphoesterase, giving the protein MKEHNDEVPQAMRIRQEIQESMNNSLPEKKFRKEKIDVVEIDIELDNLGWDFHNYRILNLTDIHLGQWVTPEYLDELIDYVNTLNYDVATLTGDYISYIIDGYEDCLKDSFKKLKSNDGKFGVLGNHDHWMGADTIREIFRDSDITDLSNDVCVLSKGESKLNLAGVDSCTVCADNLDAVLAKLDDDNPTVLLVHEPDFAEESSKTGKIDLEISGHSHGGQFVIPKLETTPLRGPNSTKYPIGYYKIGRMNQYTSKGLGTNSFRIRINCKPEITIITLKNGNKKRIKIE; this is encoded by the coding sequence ATGAAAGAACATAACGATGAAGTCCCACAGGCAATGAGAATTCGCCAGGAAATTCAGGAATCAATGAATAATTCCTTGCCCGAAAAGAAGTTCCGCAAGGAAAAAATTGATGTGGTTGAAATTGATATCGAATTGGACAACCTCGGATGGGATTTCCACAATTACAGGATTTTGAACCTAACAGACATTCATTTGGGCCAATGGGTCACACCAGAATATTTGGATGAGCTGATTGACTATGTCAATACATTGAACTATGATGTGGCCACATTGACGGGGGATTACATTTCCTATATCATTGACGGTTATGAAGACTGCCTAAAGGACTCATTTAAAAAACTGAAATCAAATGACGGCAAATTCGGGGTTTTAGGCAATCACGACCACTGGATGGGTGCGGACACCATAAGGGAAATTTTCAGGGACTCCGACATCACCGATTTGAGCAATGACGTTTGCGTACTGAGCAAAGGCGAGAGCAAATTGAACCTCGCCGGAGTCGATAGCTGCACTGTCTGCGCTGACAATCTTGATGCTGTGTTGGCCAAGCTGGATGATGACAATCCAACAGTATTGCTCGTGCACGAGCCGGATTTCGCAGAGGAATCATCCAAAACCGGCAAGATTGATTTGGAAATCTCAGGGCATTCACATGGAGGGCAATTCGTTATCCCTAAACTAGAAACCACACCTCTTAGAGGCCCTAACTCCACCAAATACCCCATCGGCTATTATAAGATTGGCAGAATGAATCAGTATACCAGCAAAGGTCTCGGCACCAATTCCTTCAGAATACGCATTAACTGCAAACCCGAAATAACAATTATAACCTTGAAGAATGGAAATAAAAAAAGAATAAAGATAGAATGA
- a CDS encoding DUF2115 domain-containing protein: protein MSSIGLYDDFSQVISNEESIDCGSVLEILKEYSGTISVFDLMAVNAEMIEESKYVQENYKHKSHAVYVKYFLGRIKDVHSDNNTYDHEIDKEEFIDAVATLKSYHVNESMTSKTKFPLIYGIISIYTTFILQEPIHPVGTPFPGSLKVEEKDGVFYCPVKDANLESPNAVCKMCIAEQLEF, encoded by the coding sequence ATGAGTTCAATTGGATTGTATGATGATTTTTCGCAGGTGATTTCAAATGAGGAAAGCATTGATTGCGGTTCCGTTTTGGAAATCCTGAAGGAATACTCCGGAACCATTTCAGTATTTGACCTGATGGCCGTCAATGCTGAGATGATTGAGGAAAGCAAGTATGTTCAGGAAAACTATAAGCATAAAAGCCATGCCGTTTATGTCAAATACTTTTTGGGCCGCATCAAGGATGTCCACAGTGACAATAACACCTATGATCATGAAATCGACAAGGAGGAGTTCATAGATGCGGTGGCCACACTGAAATCATATCATGTCAATGAATCAATGACATCCAAAACAAAATTTCCATTAATTTATGGAATAATCTCAATTTACACCACTTTCATTTTGCAGGAACCGATACACCCTGTTGGAACACCATTTCCGGGATCCTTAAAGGTTGAAGAAAAAGATGGCGTGTTTTATTGTCCTGTAAAGGATGCAAATCTCGAGTCACCAAATGCAGTCTGCAAAATGTGCATTGCCGAGCAATTAGAATTCTAA
- a CDS encoding TIGR04076 family protein: MKKVKITVMRKVRHDDLIEKYENPLEHECDVEEGDVFIANGWVKPDNFCDSAWESVSPFVMALANGASDFYDGWMKNKKSAMISCNDGFRPVSFLLETMDEDAD; encoded by the coding sequence ATGAAAAAAGTCAAAATTACAGTCATGAGAAAAGTAAGGCATGATGATTTAATCGAGAAATACGAGAATCCTCTTGAACATGAATGTGACGTTGAGGAGGGGGACGTTTTCATCGCAAACGGTTGGGTAAAACCGGACAATTTCTGCGACAGTGCCTGGGAGAGCGTTTCACCATTTGTCATGGCATTGGCCAATGGCGCAAGCGATTTTTATGACGGCTGGATGAAGAATAAAAAATCAGCAATGATTTCATGCAATGACGGCTTCAGACCGGTCAGTTTTCTTTTAGAAACAATGGATGAGGATGCCGATTAA
- a CDS encoding damage-control phosphatase ARMT1 family protein — MGDIIKSYFECGACILRQVKEVIDLSCDDETLKFELMQNCIKHMAENFGKDSQPNKLATEVNQYIKKQTNCADAYFNQKEMSNEIALSLMPKVNNILKSNDSLETYVKVAIVGNILDFGVYNINTDFKKLIEDNLNRNLVINDIEEFEKALNSHDEVLYLVDNAGEIVFDRLLIEKIMEYGVDVVVVVKSGPIVNDACLKEAIDVGLDEIAEIITVGSDSGGIVKEMISRDFKRRFQESNFIVSKGMANYEGLTEMNLKGKDVFSLLCSKCKPISKNLDVDVESFVLKKL; from the coding sequence TTGGGTGATATCATCAAATCCTATTTTGAATGCGGAGCCTGCATTTTGAGGCAAGTGAAGGAAGTCATTGATTTGTCATGTGATGATGAGACTTTGAAGTTTGAATTAATGCAAAACTGCATCAAGCACATGGCGGAGAACTTTGGTAAAGATTCACAGCCCAACAAGTTAGCGACAGAAGTGAACCAGTACATTAAAAAGCAAACCAATTGTGCAGATGCATATTTCAATCAAAAGGAAATGAGCAATGAAATTGCCTTGTCCTTAATGCCAAAGGTAAATAATATTCTAAAAAGCAATGACAGTTTAGAGACTTATGTTAAAGTGGCTATTGTGGGTAATATACTTGATTTTGGAGTTTATAACATCAATACTGATTTTAAAAAATTAATTGAGGATAATCTGAACAGGAATCTTGTCATTAATGACATTGAGGAATTTGAAAAGGCTTTGAATTCTCATGATGAGGTTCTCTACCTGGTCGATAACGCCGGTGAAATAGTTTTCGACAGGTTATTGATTGAAAAGATAATGGAATATGGTGTTGATGTGGTGGTGGTTGTTAAAAGTGGCCCTATCGTAAACGATGCATGCCTGAAGGAAGCCATTGATGTGGGTTTGGATGAAATTGCAGAAATCATCACTGTCGGAAGCGATTCCGGCGGAATCGTAAAGGAGATGATTTCAAGGGACTTCAAAAGGAGATTCCAAGAAAGCAATTTCATAGTGTCCAAAGGAATGGCAAACTACGAAGGCTTGACTGAAATGAATTTGAAGGGCAAGGATGTTTTTTCACTGCTTTGCTCTAAATGCAAGCCTATTTCTAAAAATCTTGATGTTGATGTCGAATCCTTTGTTTTAAAGAAATTATGA
- a CDS encoding DUF6434 domain-containing protein, translating to MELTKDLNPDEFGEYYFLKEELKDFCRKEGLKVSGSKGELEERIIHYLSTGDELIKPKTAQSHSQESSEISLDSRLGENFGCSEDKREFFEREIGKGFKFKVKFQKWLKSNPNRTYRDAIEVYHEIQNSGEKTRIDKQFQYNQYIRDFFENNDGRSLDDAIKCWKFKKSLKGHNRYEESDLEILK from the coding sequence ATGGAGCTGACTAAAGATTTGAATCCCGATGAATTCGGGGAATATTATTTTTTAAAGGAGGAATTGAAGGATTTCTGCCGAAAGGAAGGTCTTAAAGTCAGCGGAAGCAAGGGGGAGTTGGAGGAAAGGATAATCCATTACTTAAGCACTGGCGATGAATTGATCAAACCCAAAACTGCACAGTCCCATAGCCAGGAATCCTCTGAGATTTCCTTGGATTCCAGATTGGGAGAAAATTTCGGATGCAGCGAGGATAAAAGGGAATTCTTTGAAAGGGAAATAGGCAAGGGTTTTAAGTTCAAGGTCAAGTTTCAAAAATGGCTGAAGTCCAATCCCAACAGGACTTACCGTGATGCCATTGAAGTATATCATGAGATTCAAAATTCAGGCGAAAAGACAAGAATAGATAAGCAGTTTCAGTATAACCAATACATTAGGGATTTCTTCGAAAACAATGATGGCAGGTCATTGGATGATGCAATCAAATGTTGGAAGTTTAAAAAGAGCCTTAAAGGGCATAATCGTTATGAAGAAAGTGATTTGGAGATATTAAAATGA
- a CDS encoding SLC13 family permease produces the protein MPIKLDAVARLIDFFRNETVFSISLILAIISCFFVTPNITYLDYINWDTIILLFVIMVIVEILKNLSVFEMVVRKLLTRIGNARQLVFFLVFTCFFTSIFITNDVSLIIFVPFALLALKKVNRIDLAIFTVSLQTIAANIGCMVLPIGAPHNIVMYTVSKIPFESFFLLLLPYVLVSAIFLVVSSLFVHPDKITLPHMGEVRFNGENFLRRVFLGVDYYLLLTFIALFILIGNLQNIDFFTRIFERWIIGNEVMWGILASQVISNVPAAMLLSGFSTNYEAIIVGINIGGLGTLIASMANLISFKILVREYNEFKIRYLVVFTVLNVILLAILIGVYMLC, from the coding sequence ATGCCGATTAAGTTGGATGCCGTGGCTAGATTAATCGATTTTTTCAGAAATGAAACCGTATTTTCCATATCGTTAATCCTAGCTATCATATCCTGTTTTTTCGTCACTCCAAATATCACCTATCTGGATTACATTAACTGGGACACAATCATATTGCTTTTTGTAATCATGGTCATTGTGGAGATTCTTAAGAATCTATCAGTTTTCGAGATGGTGGTTCGCAAGCTATTGACCAGAATAGGAAATGCTCGCCAGCTTGTTTTCTTTTTAGTTTTCACATGCTTTTTCACATCCATATTCATAACCAACGATGTTTCTTTAATCATATTCGTGCCGTTTGCCCTCTTGGCCCTGAAAAAGGTCAATAGAATTGACCTGGCAATATTCACCGTTTCCCTGCAGACCATTGCCGCCAATATTGGCTGTATGGTTCTTCCTATAGGAGCGCCACACAATATTGTCATGTACACTGTATCTAAAATCCCGTTCGAATCATTTTTCCTCCTGCTTTTACCATATGTGCTTGTATCAGCGATATTTTTAGTCGTATCGTCTTTGTTCGTTCATCCGGATAAGATTACATTGCCACACATGGGTGAGGTAAGGTTTAATGGCGAAAATTTCCTTAGAAGAGTTTTCCTTGGTGTCGATTATTATTTGCTTTTGACATTCATCGCCCTTTTTATTTTAATAGGCAATCTGCAGAACATTGATTTTTTCACACGGATATTTGAGAGATGGATCATTGGAAATGAGGTCATGTGGGGGATTCTCGCATCTCAGGTAATTTCAAATGTGCCTGCGGCAATGTTGCTCAGCGGTTTCAGCACCAATTATGAGGCTATTATTGTGGGAATCAATATTGGTGGTTTGGGTACGCTTATAGCATCAATGGCGAATCTTATATCTTTCAAGATTCTTGTTCGTGAATATAATGAATTCAAAATCAGGTATCTGGTCGTATTCACGGTTTTAAATGTTATATTATTGGCTATTCTAATTGGTGTTTATATGCTTTGCTAA
- the cfbD gene encoding Ni-sirohydrochlorin a,c-diamide reductive cyclase catalytic subunit — MHPRPSPIAATLYTLRDMNVDVIVMHGPTGCCFRTARLLEGDGVRVVTTGMSENDFILGAGEKLVETLTEAYDLFKPKLMGIAGTCASMIIGEDLKEAIATADLPCTVIPVESHGGSGEGDNTVGAIMVLDAAVECGVITREEADRQIEMLEKATEVEKTRGMAQGKYIKPNFGDSKESVAKTVVKALKDDKKVAFVLNVKKETSYLFADIINFDYKEINPDNKPIFVANLDENIGLPRIRQHAVNIKSQLDIEPEFITGGLDEYPITANNAAEYLKDKDLDMIVVFGVPHAFPIEDFDVESVAVTDGPRLVEPLRDLGYTHVVAELDAHSKTLGTDEIVFSDFGGMIRSAIGWLD, encoded by the coding sequence ATACATCCAAGACCAAGTCCAATTGCGGCCACTCTTTACACGTTAAGGGATATGAATGTAGATGTCATTGTCATGCATGGCCCTACAGGCTGCTGCTTTAGAACAGCCAGACTTTTAGAAGGTGATGGGGTTCGAGTAGTAACTACAGGAATGTCCGAAAACGATTTCATATTGGGTGCGGGCGAAAAATTAGTTGAAACCTTAACGGAAGCTTATGATTTGTTTAAACCAAAACTGATGGGTATTGCTGGTACCTGTGCCAGCATGATTATAGGTGAGGATTTAAAGGAAGCTATTGCAACTGCAGATTTGCCGTGCACAGTCATTCCGGTTGAATCACATGGAGGATCCGGTGAAGGAGACAATACCGTTGGGGCAATCATGGTATTGGATGCCGCTGTGGAATGTGGTGTTATTACAAGAGAAGAGGCAGACAGACAAATTGAAATGCTTGAAAAGGCAACTGAAGTTGAAAAAACCCGTGGAATGGCACAGGGAAAATACATCAAGCCAAACTTCGGCGATTCAAAGGAATCAGTTGCAAAGACCGTTGTAAAGGCATTGAAGGATGATAAGAAAGTGGCCTTTGTTCTCAACGTTAAAAAGGAAACATCATATCTATTCGCAGACATCATTAATTTCGATTATAAGGAAATAAATCCTGACAATAAACCTATTTTCGTAGCCAATTTGGATGAGAATATCGGTTTGCCAAGAATAAGGCAACATGCGGTGAATATCAAGAGCCAATTGGATATCGAGCCTGAATTCATCACAGGAGGTCTCGATGAATATCCGATAACAGCCAACAATGCAGCCGAATATTTGAAGGACAAGGATTTGGACATGATTGTCGTGTTCGGTGTTCCACATGCATTTCCGATTGAGGACTTTGATGTGGAATCCGTTGCAGTGACAGATGGGCCACGTCTTGTTGAACCGCTCAGGGACTTGGGCTACACTCATGTTGTTGCAGAGCTTGATGCACACTCAAAAACACTTGGTACCGATGAAATAGTATTTTCAGACTTTGGCGGTATGATCAGATCAGCTATTGGATGGTTGGACTAA
- a CDS encoding MATE family efflux transporter has translation MANKNVELMRGEPEIAVRKLAIPIMISMLLTASYNIVDGIWVAGLGQAAIAGIGFVTPIFMILNGFSVGLGNGATSSISRAVGARNHEGASKSATHSLFIFLIASVALTLILLVIQEPLLKTYGASGQSLVEAMKYGTPLFLGLFAFMFANGGSGILRGEGDMKRAMYAMIVSVVLNFILDPLFIYVLGLGSAGASLATIVSSVGSASVIMYWILIKKDTYVDVNLKGFQFEHAIARDILKVGIPASLDMFMMSLAMSFYLMFISSIGGEYGIAAFTSGQRLYLFGIMPLTAIGSAVAAVSGSAFGARNWEYLSRTHAFGTKFATLVALAIMLILVIFAPQLALIFAYTPDTAPLIPEITNFLRIASFGLLLVGIGMPSSFFYQGIGRGTTSLAWTIIRELIFTVSFTYLFGIVFNWGLTGIWIGLAVGRIIASILNYTYARYTIRKLKPVMEGQSDQ, from the coding sequence ATGGCCAATAAAAATGTTGAATTGATGAGAGGGGAACCCGAAATTGCCGTTCGAAAACTTGCGATTCCAATCATGATATCAATGCTTTTAACTGCATCCTACAATATTGTCGACGGTATATGGGTTGCAGGACTTGGACAGGCAGCTATTGCTGGAATTGGTTTTGTGACACCGATATTCATGATTCTAAACGGTTTCAGTGTAGGACTTGGAAACGGTGCCACAAGCAGCATCAGCCGTGCGGTTGGTGCAAGAAACCATGAGGGCGCAAGCAAATCGGCAACACACTCTCTATTCATATTTTTAATAGCATCCGTAGCATTGACTTTGATTCTACTTGTCATACAGGAACCGTTACTCAAAACCTATGGTGCAAGTGGACAATCATTAGTTGAGGCAATGAAGTATGGAACTCCACTATTTTTGGGTTTATTTGCGTTCATGTTTGCCAACGGCGGAAGCGGAATTCTCCGTGGGGAAGGAGACATGAAAAGGGCAATGTACGCCATGATAGTGTCAGTCGTTTTAAATTTCATCCTGGATCCGCTTTTTATTTATGTATTGGGTCTAGGTTCAGCAGGAGCATCCCTTGCAACAATCGTAAGTTCAGTAGGTTCTGCAAGCGTCATAATGTACTGGATCTTAATCAAGAAGGACACTTATGTCGATGTAAACCTTAAGGGGTTCCAGTTTGAACATGCAATTGCCCGAGACATCTTGAAGGTGGGAATACCGGCATCCCTGGACATGTTCATGATGTCACTTGCAATGAGCTTCTATCTGATGTTCATCTCATCCATCGGAGGAGAGTATGGTATTGCCGCATTCACTTCAGGCCAAAGGCTATATCTCTTTGGAATAATGCCTCTCACAGCTATCGGTAGTGCGGTTGCGGCCGTTAGCGGAAGCGCCTTTGGAGCCAGAAACTGGGAATATCTCTCAAGGACCCACGCTTTCGGTACCAAGTTTGCAACATTGGTTGCACTTGCTATAATGCTTATTTTAGTAATTTTCGCACCACAATTGGCCTTGATTTTCGCATACACTCCAGACACTGCGCCACTAATCCCAGAAATCACTAACTTCTTAAGAATAGCTTCATTCGGATTATTGCTGGTCGGTATTGGAATGCCTTCAAGCTTTTTCTATCAGGGAATCGGCCGTGGAACAACAAGCCTTGCCTGGACAATCATAAGAGAGCTGATTTTCACAGTAAGTTTCACTTACCTCTTTGGAATCGTCTTTAATTGGGGTTTGACTGGTATTTGGATAGGTCTTGCAGTCGGTAGGATAATCGCATCCATTCTAAACTACACATATGCCAGATACACAATAAGAAAGTTAAAGCCGGTTATGGAGGGGCAGTCCGACCAATAA